One part of the Vitis riparia cultivar Riparia Gloire de Montpellier isolate 1030 chromosome 8, EGFV_Vit.rip_1.0, whole genome shotgun sequence genome encodes these proteins:
- the LOC117920957 gene encoding probable aspartyl protease At4g16563, giving the protein MASSTSLLFSVSTVFSILFLASSSEDNIPATITIPLTSTFTSKLSTEPLVFFQHLASASLSRAHHLKHGKTSPLVKTSLFPHSYGGHTIPLSFGTPPQKLSFLVDTGSHVVWTLCTTHYTCTNCSFSDAAPKKAPIFNPELSSSSKILGCRNPKCVNTSSPDVHLGCPRCNGNSKNCSHACPRYRLQYGGGASSGYFLLENLNFPAKTIHTFLVGCTTSAARLPTSDGFAGFGRTMFSLPMQMGVKKFAYCLNSHYYDDTRNSGKLVLDYRDGKTKGLSYTPFLKNPPDFPFYYYLGVKGIKIGNKLLRIPRKYLAPGSDGRGGLMIDSGFAYGYMTAPIFKIVTNELKKQMSKYRRSLEAETQSGLTPCFNFTGHKSIEIPPLIYQFRGGANMVVPGMNYLLMSRLETSLVACLPMVTDAGNNTMEFTPGPSIILGNSQHVDYYVEYDLKNERLGFRRQTC; this is encoded by the coding sequence ATggcttcttctacttctttgcttttctctgTCTCCACTGTCTTCTCTATCCTTTTCTTGGCATCCTCCTCCGAAGATAACATACCTGCCACCATCACCATCCCTCTAACCTCAACATTTACAAGCAAACTATCCACGGAACCCTTGGTCTTTTTCCAACACCTTGCCTCTGCATCCTTGTCTAGAGCCCATCACTTGAAACATGGTAAGACCAGTCCTCTCGTAAAAACCTCTCTTTTTCCTCATAGTTATGGGGGTCACACCATCCCTCTCAGCTTCGGCACTCCTCCACAAAAACTCTCCTTCCTGGTGGACACAGGAAGTCATGTAGTATGGACTCTTTGTACAACTCACTATACATGCACCAACTGTTCTTTTTCAGATGCCGCCCCCAAAAAAGCCCCAATTTTCAATCCCGAACTTTCGTCGTCTTCTAAGATCCTGGGGTGCAGAAATCCCAAATGTGTAAACACTTCTTCCCCAGATGTTCACCTTGGGTGCCCCCGCTGCAATGGCAATTCCAAAAATTGCTCTCACGCTTGCCCACGGTACCGTCTTCAGTATGGCGGAGGAGCATCATCTGGATATTTTCTATTAGAAAACCTCAATTTTCCCGCGAAAACAATTCATACATTTCTTGTTGGGTGTACAACATCCGCTGCTCGTCTACCTACTTCTGACGGATTTGCGGGGTTCGGTCGCACAATGTTCTCGTTGCCGATGCAGATGGGTGTGAAGAAGTTTGCTTACTGTCTCAATTCTCACTACTACGATGACACCCGGAACAGCGGCAAGTTGGTTTTGGACTACAGGGATGGCAAAACCAAAGGACTTTCCTACACTCCCTTTCTCAAGAACCCTCCTGACTTCCCGTTTTACTACTACTTGGGTGTCAAAGGTATCAAGATCGGAAACAAGCTCCTCAGGATTCCAAGAAAGTATCTGGCTCCAGGATCTGACGGCCGAGGTGGTCTCATGATAGATTCTGGTTTCGCGTACGGATACATGACAGCACCGATTTTTAAAATAGTGACAAATGAACTGAAAAAGCAGATGTCCAAGTATAGGAGATCTCTCGAGGCAGAAACCCAGTCCGGTCTCACGCCTTGTTTTAATTTCACAGGCCACAAATCCATAGAAATCCCCCCCTTAATTTACCAATTTAGAGGTGGCGCAAATATGGTGGTCCCAGgaatgaattatttattaatgtcTAGGCTTGAGACAAGCCTCGTGGCTTGTTTACCCATGGTCACTGATGCAGGCAACAACACTATGGAATTCACTCCGGGACCGTCTATTATTCTGGGGAATTCTCAGCATGTGGATTATTATGTGGAGTATGACCTCAAAAATGAGCGTCTTGGGTTCCGACGACAGACTTGCTAG
- the LOC117920662 gene encoding probable aspartyl protease At4g16563, which yields MASSSSSLLFSVFILFSILFLASCSKDNIPATITIPLTSTFTSKPLASASLSRAHHLKHGKTSPPVKTSLFPHSYGGHSISLSFGTPPQKLSFLVDTGSDVVWAPCTTDYTCTNCSFSAADPKKVPIFDPKLSSSSKILDCRNPKCVSTYFPYVHLGCPRCNGNSKHCSYACPYSTQYGTGASSGYFLLENLKFPRKTIRNFLLGCTTSAARELSSDALAGFGRSMFSLPIQMGVKKFAYCLNSHDYDDTRNSGKLILDYRDGKTKGLSYTPFLKSPPASAFYYHLGVKDIKIGNKLLRIPSKYLAPGSDGRSGVIIDSGYGGAGYMTGPVFKIVTNELKKQMSKYRRSLEAETQTGLTPCYNFTGHKSIKIPPLIYQFRGGANMVVPGKNYFGISPQESLACFLMDTNGTNALEITPDPSIILGNSQHVDYYVEYDLKNDRFGFRRQTC from the coding sequence atggcttcttcttcttcttctttgcttttctccgtCTTTATTCTCTTCTCTATCCTTTTCTTGGCATCCTGCTCCAAAGATAACATACCTGCCACCATTACCATCCCTCTAACCTCAACATTTACAAGCAAACCCCTTGCCTCTGCATCCTTGTCCAGAGCCCATCACTTGAAACATGGTAAGACCAGCCCTCCGGTGAAAACCTCTCTTTTTCCTCATAGTTATGGGGGTCACTCCATCTCTCTCAGCTTCGGCACTCCTCCACAAAAACTCTCCTTCCTGGTGGACACAGGAAGTGATGTAGTATGGGCCCCGTGTACAACTGACTATACATGCACCAACTGTTCTTTTTCAGCTGCCGACCCCAAAAAGGTCCCCATCTTCGATCCCAAACTTTCGTCGTCTTCTAAGATCTTAGACTGCAGAAACCCCAAATGTGTAAGCACTTATTTCCCATATGTTCACCTTGGGTGCCCCCGCTGCAATGGTAATTCCAAACATTGCTCGTACGCTTGTCCATACAGTACTCAGTATGGCACAGGAGCATCATCCGGGTATTTTCTATTAGAAAACCTGAAATTTCCCCGGAAAACAATTCGTAATTTTCTTCTTGGGTGTACAACATCCGCTGCTCGTGAATTATCTTCTGACGCACTTGCGGGGTTCGGTCGCTCAATGTTCTCGTTGCCGATACAGATGGGTGTGAAGAAGTTTGCTTACTGTCTCAATTCTCACGACTATGATGACACCCGGAACAGCGGCAAGTTGATTTTGGACTACCGCGATGGCAAAACCAAAGGACTTAGCTACACTCCCTTTCTCAAGAGCCCTCCTGCCTCGGCGTTTTATTACCACTTGGGTGTCAAAGATATCAAGATCGGCAACAAGCTCCTGAGGATTCCAAGCAAGTATCTGGCTCCAGGATCTGACGGTAGAAGTGGTGTCATAATAGATTCTGGTTACGGTGGCGCCGGATACATGACAGGACCAGTTTTTAAGATAGTGACAAATGAGTTGAAAAAGCAGATGTCCAAGTACAGGAGATCTCTCGAGGCAGAAACCCAGACCGGTCTCACACCTTGTTATAATTTCACAGGCCACAAATCCATAAAAATCCCCCCTTTAATTTACCAATTTAGAGGTGGCGCAAATATGGTGGTGCCAGGAAAGAATTATTTTGGGATTAGTCCTCAGGAAAGCTTGGCTTGTTTCCTCATGGACACTAATGGCACCAACGCTTTGGAAATCACTCCGGATCCATCTATTATTCTGGGGAATTCTCAGCATGTGGATTATTATGTGGAGTATGACCTCAAAAATGATCGTTTTGGCTTCCGACGACAGACTTGCTAG